The Anabas testudineus chromosome 15, fAnaTes1.2, whole genome shotgun sequence DNA segment CACAAGCAAAGATAATAAAATAGCTTTCACTGACCATAGAGGAACTGTGAGCACTGGGTATAgccctcctccatctcttcacatttatcagctgctgtttgcatgtCGCTGTAAGTCATAGCAAACACTGCTGCGCCAGACTCCACCAGGAACTTGCATACTTGCACATTGTTGCAGGATGCAGCACAGTGAAGAGGTGTCCTGTTTTagagagagagtaagaaaagaaaaggtggaggagtgaaaaacagaaaaacaatccATATAAAAAGGTAATAACCACTGCCAGAGTTTAAAAGTGCTGAGTAAGACAAAATTCAGAAAACGTTGACTGGATTTTGGTTGTTACAATCAGACAGTGAAGTACACTACATTCAAGTTTCAGCCAGCTCATGCTGCAGgtctactatatatatatatatatatttatatatatatatatatatatatatatatatatatatatatatatatatatatatatatatatatatatatatatatatatatatatatatatatatatatatatatatatatatatctcaaCTCTCATATTTGGACATctctgaatatatatatatatatatatatatatatatatatttattcatattcagaGATGTCCAAATATGAGAGTTGAAAAAtcataaaagaataaaaataacaattcaGATTAGTTTGAGATTCAAATGAAGAAGCCAATATCAAACATAACAGCAGTGACTTGAACTTGAACTCACCAGCCATCGCTGTCAGCGGCATTGACATTAACGCCAAACTGAACCAGAAACTTGACGATTTCTGTATGTCCAGCACAGACGGCATTGTGTAGAGCAGTGATGCCTTCATCATTGGGCAGACTGGGATCCTCCACCTGTGCGTTTGGAATAGGCAGACAGCAGCACATAATGAAATACCATATTTTATGTATAAACAATCCTATTGTAGTTTACTGACATAGTATAAAAAATgcttataaaaacacatttagcaaaTCCTTGGAAAAAATGTCTTACTTCATAGATGATTCTCTGGACGAGGTCAAACTCTCCCTCCAGGGAGGAATCCAGCAGCAGAGCCAGTGGGTTGAATTTCACTCTCATGCTGTGATCTATGCGTTCAGAGCCAGGCTTGCGCAAGTTGGTTCTCTTTCCCTAAAGACACAATCATAATTGTGCATCACACAAACGACCTTAAACAGTCATTAcaatctatctatttatctgtcTATGTAAATCTATAACAGAAGACTGCTAGAGTCTCATTGTTAAGTCTGTCCTCCTAGAGTGGATGCACGATTGTGTTCAATATGGACTGAGGGCAAGGGAGGGACTTGTATTTCCAGCTCTTAGTACACTGCTAATCCAGTTTAGCAGCACTAGCTGTTAGGCACAAATTCATTTCTCAAAAACCACGATTATGCAACTCGATTGGGAACAATTACCCTAATCGGATGGCGTGAATAGGGTAAAAAGGTTTCTGGGTCTTAAATGGAGTTTACAAAAGGTGAGAAAAGGGTGAAAGTGGGTCATAACACCGAAATCTCTTTGGTTTGCCTTTTTGTAGCAGACCTGCACTTTGTAATAAAAACCGCTTAAGAAGTTTCACTAAGAGCTTAACAGCAAGTAAATACAAACTGGTGTTTATTTTCAACACAGAAAGCATCCACGTAAATGGGGTAAAGTCAGGTGGCTATCCGCTTACTGTAAGAAGAATGAGGCCCATTTTTTCCAGAACAATAGCAGTACTTGATAGAGATTATGTAACTTATATAACATCAGACCAGGTCACTGCTGTTGACCAGCACATCATTGAAAAGTAGAACGTGTGATTGTAACTTGCCCAGTGAAACTAACGTGAAGGATTTAGAAACACATGTtgcacaaaagcaaacaaatctaATCTTTAATGTACACCAAGTTCCCTAATATCAttcaacataataaatatttaaagccATAGAAAACCCAGGACTAATGATAGCTGCATAGCAACTGTAATTCAGCAATTTAGGAAGGCGATTCCTACCGGTGGCAGAGTGACCTGACCAGTGACCTCAGGTGCTTTCATGTTAAAGGTTTCCTCTCCCAAGCTGTCCTGCTCTGCTCCACTGGGGTATGGTGGTGGTGGGTAAGGTGGGAATTCATCAAGGAAGCCTTCTGCAGGTGGAGGGGGCAGGTCAGAATCCTCCAAGCCAGCAGGGGGTGGCGGTGGGAAATCTGGCTTTGGTGGTGGGTGGgatgggggaggaggagggataaTCTCCTCATCTTCTGGGATGGCTGAAGGTGGTTTGGTTTCTTCAGCAGAGGCTGGAGTGGAGATATTAGGACCTGGAATGTGAGATGGGAGCTGTCCTCTGTCCAGAGTCTGTCCTGTCTCTGAAGTGTGTTTCTCAGCACCACTCAGAGGGCTTTGAATATGTTGCCCCATGGATCCCTCAGCTGTCTTCTCTGCTTCACCACTATAGGGGGGAGTGGTTGGTGTAGTCACAGTTGTCTCCATAGCTGCCAGTGTGGTCTTCTGATAAAGGAGTTTCTGGATGTTAGGGCCTGCAGGaccctctggttcagtgatgGAGCTGCGTTTCTTCAGGGGCCTTGGAGCATTGTAGAGTTTCTTTCTCAGGGCTTCAAGGTCACTATCCATCTGATGCCTGTAGGGGTTAGAAATGAAAGGAAGCAACTTGGTGGGACTGAGGGGCCGTGGGATGCGCTCAGTTTCTGGCTGTTGCCCCACAGATGAGCTTGGATCCATGTTGCTGGGTCCATTATGGTCAACCTCAGATTCTGGGGCAGGAGAACGGCGCTCCAAGTATGGATTCTCTGGATGTTGGGAGGCTCCACTGGGGATCACTGGTTTACCATATActagaagaaaagacagaaaatttGTTTTACGACTGCAGGGGTAAGAATTCTGTGTTCCCACTTTTGAGCTAAATcagaaaatattatttagtCTATAGGTATACCTATCCCTTTATCACATTTATCTATGGCACCTAAGTAAGACTGCTCACACACCaattataaaaaatgttaaagtttgGCCTTACCACTGACAAATCCATTGGGGCGGTTTTGGGCCCTGTTGAGAGCACCCTGCACGCTAGGTTGGAAAGGCTTTGCTGAACCAGGCTGCTGTGTGTACATGGAGTATATGGAGCTGGCCGCTAAGGTCTGAGGCTTACTCAGGTTGGCTTCTTTGGAGGACGGCAGCTCTGGGGTGAAGGGCCgtactgtagctgcaggtggAGTGTCCTGCTTGGAGGGTAGAGGGAGTGTCTGGCTCTGTAAGGGGGGGAGAGGACTGCGGCCTTGGGCTGCTGTGGGTTGTTGGCTGTGGGGCTTGGTTTTAGGAAAGGTGCCTGTGTTGAGGCCTGGTTTGCCATAGGGCACAACACCAGGGCCTTTGGGTTTAGTGGGCACAGGTGGAGGCACCTTGACTGGAGCCTTGGGAGCAGACTGAAGAGataagaggagagaaagagcaaattTAATGCTGGAGTGTTTTGCTTGTAACGACCAAACTGTACCAGTGATATATTCTTGTGAGTATGTTAAGGATGTaaggaatgtgtttttatttcctctcacCTGAGCATCCCTGACTAGGTCATCACTGCTCTGGTTTTTGCGGAGGGAGGTGGTGGGGACCTCTGTTGGCTCAAACATGGAATATGGACGCACCTTCCTGTCCCTCTTGAGTTCCATCTCATCTATCCACAAACCACATTTACAAGATTTAATCAGTGATTTTCATAAGAGAGAGTGAAAGCCCATTTAGCAGCTTTTGTTATGCCTTATCATGGGTTATTGTTGTCACAATTACAGGAAGCAATTTTAGTGTAAAGCGATGCAGTGTTAGCATGTGTCTATGTAATTACCTTGTTCTGAGTTAGAGTTGGAGTGAGAGGTCATTCGTGGCAGTGTTGAAGAT contains these protein-coding regions:
- the tp53bp2a gene encoding apoptosis-stimulating of p53 protein 2a isoform X1, whose product is MRYEAKMMPMFLTVYLSNNDQHFTEVPVTPETLCRDVVELCKEPGETDCHLSEMWRGSERAVGEGERMLDVLQRWGQHRAEVRFFLRHNRAPSRESGGTRSSEPKRNGVKGPPDRRMENGVATPRMDMTLAELQEMAARQQQQIEAQQQLLASKEQRLRYLKQQEQRQQQQASEQEKLQRLRENIENQETRLKKVRALKGQVEQKRLSNGKLVEEIEQMNNLFQQKQRELVMAASKVEELSRQLELLKNGKMESFNDNQSSVAELDRLYKELQLRNKLNQDQNSKLQQQRENLNKRNLEVAAMDKRINELRDRLWKKKAALQQKENLPNGYPGKERASKDTPLQMPSDGQAGQQSGTSRVAAVGPYIQSSTMPRGPARHDLPVKLTYPDGTATLPAHDPQSKASTGLQPSKLADWGSSVSESNTNGHGPSSTLPRMTSHSNSNSEQDEMELKRDRKVRPYSMFEPTEVPTTSLRKNQSSDDLVRDAQSAPKAPVKVPPPVPTKPKGPGVVPYGKPGLNTGTFPKTKPHSQQPTAAQGRSPLPPLQSQTLPLPSKQDTPPAATVRPFTPELPSSKEANLSKPQTLAASSIYSMYTQQPGSAKPFQPSVQGALNRAQNRPNGFVSVYGKPVIPSGASQHPENPYLERRSPAPESEVDHNGPSNMDPSSSVGQQPETERIPRPLSPTKLLPFISNPYRHQMDSDLEALRKKLYNAPRPLKKRSSITEPEGPAGPNIQKLLYQKTTLAAMETTVTTPTTPPYSGEAEKTAEGSMGQHIQSPLSGAEKHTSETGQTLDRGQLPSHIPGPNISTPASAEETKPPSAIPEDEEIIPPPPPSHPPPKPDFPPPPPAGLEDSDLPPPPAEGFLDEFPPYPPPPYPSGAEQDSLGEETFNMKAPEVTGQVTLPPGKRTNLRKPGSERIDHSMRVKFNPLALLLDSSLEGEFDLVQRIIYEVEDPSLPNDEGITALHNAVCAGHTEIVKFLVQFGVNVNAADSDGWTPLHCAASCNNVQVCKFLVESGAAVFAMTYSDMQTAADKCEEMEEGYTQCSQFLYGVQEKMGIMNRGVVYGLWDYTGENPDELSFHEGDCMTIIRREDEDEIEWWWARMADNEGYIPRNLLGLYPRIKPRQRTLA
- the tp53bp2a gene encoding apoptosis-stimulating of p53 protein 2a isoform X2 yields the protein MRYEAKMMPMFLTVYLSNNDQHFTEVPVTPETLCRDVVELCKEPGETDCHLSEMWRGSERAVGEGERMLDVLQRWGQHRAEVRFFLRHNRAPSRESGGTRSSEPKRNGVKGPPDRRMENGVATPRMDMTLAELQEMAARQQQQIEAQQQLLASKEQRLRYLKQQEQRQQQQASEQEKLQRLRENIENQETRLKKVRALKGQVEQKRLSNGKLVEEIEQMNNLFQQKQRELVMAASKVEELSRQLELLKNGKMESFNDNQSSVAELDRLYKELQLRNKLNQDQNSKLQQQRENLNKRNLEVAAMDKRINELRDRLWKKKAALQQKENLPMPSDGQAGQQSGTSRVAAVGPYIQSSTMPRGPARHDLPVKLTYPDGTATLPAHDPQSKASTGLQPSKLADWGSSVSESNTNGHGPSSTLPRMTSHSNSNSEQDEMELKRDRKVRPYSMFEPTEVPTTSLRKNQSSDDLVRDAQSAPKAPVKVPPPVPTKPKGPGVVPYGKPGLNTGTFPKTKPHSQQPTAAQGRSPLPPLQSQTLPLPSKQDTPPAATVRPFTPELPSSKEANLSKPQTLAASSIYSMYTQQPGSAKPFQPSVQGALNRAQNRPNGFVSVYGKPVIPSGASQHPENPYLERRSPAPESEVDHNGPSNMDPSSSVGQQPETERIPRPLSPTKLLPFISNPYRHQMDSDLEALRKKLYNAPRPLKKRSSITEPEGPAGPNIQKLLYQKTTLAAMETTVTTPTTPPYSGEAEKTAEGSMGQHIQSPLSGAEKHTSETGQTLDRGQLPSHIPGPNISTPASAEETKPPSAIPEDEEIIPPPPPSHPPPKPDFPPPPPAGLEDSDLPPPPAEGFLDEFPPYPPPPYPSGAEQDSLGEETFNMKAPEVTGQVTLPPGKRTNLRKPGSERIDHSMRVKFNPLALLLDSSLEGEFDLVQRIIYEVEDPSLPNDEGITALHNAVCAGHTEIVKFLVQFGVNVNAADSDGWTPLHCAASCNNVQVCKFLVESGAAVFAMTYSDMQTAADKCEEMEEGYTQCSQFLYGVQEKMGIMNRGVVYGLWDYTGENPDELSFHEGDCMTIIRREDEDEIEWWWARMADNEGYIPRNLLGLYPRIKPRQRTLA